From the genome of Nocardia sp. NBC_01503, one region includes:
- a CDS encoding DNA sulfur modification protein DndB: MSTGLPIKLMPVRENVAIGVVDIENLLYMVNDPVTVEQEAARDAKAGHEQPGYARMRAEVQRVIGTTASSKSKNIGSYADYIRDGLTGEFGDAWSVPPVTLWCPRPLVIEPDGSAYLPIRDGLIAIDGETQITAMHRIKKSPSAFDMKEFNFAEVTVAFEVYHGISTLSARQIFHDRNLKGVPVDKSLALSMDMRDFATNVTQALVDGTTVTVDEEETPLANFILTGKRQVSAKSTEWMTLSGLRTLVVTTILGKAGIHAASGDVEIDDLPEGTDMKVVKRETVEKLSAIFQEYAGEFQAKSAITSPAVLAGLGATIHRSTSWCASERLPEGESLDSVLSYIRWERDLAFWGGIAAKETAKGVSWAGGARDSGHKVYEAINNRDSEVGLKIRGLVRQP; this comes from the coding sequence GTGTCGACCGGATTGCCGATCAAGCTCATGCCCGTCCGCGAAAACGTCGCGATCGGCGTGGTGGACATTGAGAATCTGCTGTACATGGTCAACGACCCGGTGACAGTCGAACAGGAAGCCGCACGCGATGCGAAGGCCGGCCACGAGCAGCCCGGTTACGCCCGGATGCGCGCTGAAGTCCAGCGTGTGATCGGCACTACTGCCAGCTCAAAGTCCAAGAACATTGGCAGCTACGCCGACTACATCCGGGATGGGCTGACTGGCGAGTTCGGCGACGCATGGTCAGTCCCGCCCGTCACACTCTGGTGCCCGCGGCCCCTGGTTATCGAACCTGACGGCTCGGCGTATCTACCGATCCGGGATGGCTTGATCGCGATTGACGGAGAGACACAGATTACGGCGATGCACCGGATTAAGAAGAGCCCCTCGGCATTCGACATGAAGGAGTTCAACTTCGCCGAGGTGACGGTTGCCTTCGAGGTCTACCACGGAATCTCCACGCTATCTGCGAGACAGATCTTCCACGACCGCAACCTGAAGGGCGTTCCGGTCGACAAATCACTTGCCTTGTCGATGGATATGCGCGACTTTGCAACCAACGTGACGCAGGCGCTCGTTGACGGAACCACTGTGACAGTGGACGAGGAGGAAACTCCTCTGGCCAACTTCATCCTGACAGGCAAGCGTCAGGTGAGCGCGAAATCCACCGAATGGATGACCCTGTCCGGCCTGCGGACGCTGGTCGTGACGACGATCCTCGGAAAAGCCGGAATCCACGCAGCCTCAGGCGATGTCGAGATCGACGACCTTCCCGAGGGCACTGACATGAAGGTAGTGAAGCGCGAGACCGTCGAAAAACTGAGCGCAATCTTCCAGGAGTACGCAGGGGAGTTTCAGGCCAAGTCGGCGATCACTTCACCGGCCGTCCTCGCCGGGCTGGGTGCAACGATCCATCGGTCCACGTCATGGTGCGCAAGCGAGCGGTTGCCAGAGGGCGAGAGCCTGGACTCAGTGTTGTCCTACATCCGCTGGGAGCGCGATCTGGCGTTCTGGGGAGGAATCGCCGCTAAGGAGACTGCCAAGGGGGTGAGCTGGGCCGGTGGCGCCCGCGACTCCGGCCACAAGGTCTACGAAGCTATCAATAACCGAGACTCCGAGGTTGGCCTAAAGATTCGAGGACTCGTCAGGCAGCCCTGA
- a CDS encoding AAA family ATPase: MLDLTTNVGYIRQIPLNSLAKQRISIALTAIACSLAPRRNHDQSDCRKVRGDMTDDPCILSIRTREELRHAVEDLTTGVIVVCGFPAVGKSSGVRMLAADRDALVLDKDSFAPALEEAVMTELTGNPFDRDSAIYRRVVGPHIYDALVRNALAIGRHQIVVVDAPFIEYVMRARSESCSLAGYLCAKVDHPVSVRTVWMSASPEVIHTRIVRRGAERDRPKLADWAVYRSAVLDSGVDLAAQEVVDAVVVN; this comes from the coding sequence ATGTTGGATCTGACCACAAACGTGGGGTATATCCGGCAAATTCCGCTCAATTCCCTTGCCAAACAGCGTATTTCGATAGCATTGACCGCCATCGCATGCTCTCTGGCGCCCCGCAGGAACCACGATCAATCCGACTGTCGAAAGGTACGTGGCGACATGACCGACGACCCGTGCATTCTGTCGATCCGTACCCGCGAGGAACTCCGCCACGCCGTTGAGGACCTCACCACCGGCGTCATCGTCGTATGCGGATTCCCTGCAGTTGGGAAGTCCAGTGGAGTGCGCATGCTTGCCGCCGATCGCGATGCGCTTGTCCTGGACAAGGATTCGTTCGCACCGGCGCTCGAAGAAGCGGTGATGACTGAGTTGACAGGAAACCCATTCGACCGCGACAGCGCCATCTATCGGCGGGTCGTCGGTCCGCATATCTACGACGCGCTCGTGCGGAATGCATTGGCGATCGGCCGGCACCAGATCGTGGTCGTCGATGCGCCGTTCATCGAATACGTGATGAGGGCTCGCAGCGAGAGCTGCTCCCTTGCTGGATATCTTTGTGCAAAGGTCGACCACCCGGTGAGCGTCCGGACGGTGTGGATGTCCGCCTCCCCGGAAGTGATTCATACACGGATAGTGCGCCGCGGCGCCGAACGAGACAGGCCCAAACTCGCCGACTGGGCCGTGTACCGCAGTGCCGTTCTGGACTCTGGCGTTGACCTCGCCGCGCAGGAGGTCGTAGACGCCGTTGTCGTCAACTAG
- a CDS encoding HAD family hydrolase — translation MISAVVFDVGETLVDETREYGTWADWLGVPRHTFTAMFGAVIANGQDYRETFQAFRPGFDLAKERQARADAGQPETYGEDDLYPDVRPALSQLREMGVWVGIVGNQTVRSGKILRSLDLPTDFIATSDDWGVEKPSAEFFAKIVEVAPGSADQIIYVGDRIDNDVAPAKKAGMRTAYIQRGPWGWILRDTQEVADLSDWKIRDLTELPEIVAAENNPVSQPAN, via the coding sequence ATGATTTCCGCTGTCGTATTCGATGTTGGTGAGACGCTTGTCGACGAGACACGCGAGTACGGGACCTGGGCGGATTGGCTCGGAGTGCCGCGACACACCTTCACAGCGATGTTCGGTGCGGTGATCGCGAACGGGCAGGACTATCGCGAGACCTTCCAGGCATTCCGCCCCGGATTCGACCTTGCCAAGGAGCGGCAGGCCCGTGCCGACGCCGGCCAGCCTGAGACCTATGGCGAGGACGATCTCTACCCGGATGTCCGTCCGGCGCTGTCACAGCTGCGGGAAATGGGAGTCTGGGTCGGCATCGTCGGTAACCAGACGGTTCGATCGGGCAAGATCCTCCGCAGCCTGGATCTGCCGACCGATTTCATCGCCACGTCCGACGATTGGGGTGTGGAGAAGCCCTCAGCGGAGTTCTTCGCGAAAATCGTTGAGGTAGCGCCAGGTTCGGCCGATCAGATCATCTATGTGGGCGACCGGATCGATAACGACGTCGCGCCGGCGAAGAAGGCCGGCATGCGGACGGCATACATCCAGCGCGGCCCGTGGGGCTGGATTCTCCGTGACACGCAGGAGGTCGCGGACCTATCCGATTGGAAGATCCGCGACCTCACTGAGTTGCCGGAAATTGTTGCGGCAGAGAATAACCCAGTTAGCCAACCAGCGAATTGA
- a CDS encoding XRE family transcriptional regulator, protein MTTPGNAALRAARQALGYRSQAALAEAVNNAGREIGLRVSVNARTVRRWESADPPWPHPEHATALEALFKQPVTELGFTPPWEETSSAPTRSTGHFATEKRLGQRLVGAVTAPLPASVATDFMTITVSYRHLYWLIPATRLHRSVADHAQLGIELLAQVPEPAKPILARAVAESSLLAGRLEFFDLQQPELSQPSMIVALQAAHEADDPLLGAATLAHMAFAPAFSGDVSRAEEARDHMRAARAFARRGEASAEMVAWLDAVEAEVETRFGDTRRALSLIQHAEETYRDYDSEANPSPAWLDWFSPTRLAGFKGNTLIVAGRGREARETLEQVLVDLPEDAVKQRAVYLADLAAAAVLEQDPERACANLEDALDHLGRTWYATAMDRIKAVRQTLRKWDSLPAVRSLDDRLYDWHTTVNSLVG, encoded by the coding sequence ATGACTACGCCAGGAAACGCCGCCCTGCGGGCGGCACGGCAGGCACTCGGATACCGATCCCAGGCCGCGCTGGCCGAGGCAGTTAACAATGCGGGCCGCGAGATTGGGCTGCGCGTGTCCGTGAACGCGCGAACCGTGCGCCGCTGGGAATCCGCTGATCCGCCATGGCCGCACCCGGAGCATGCGACCGCGCTTGAAGCGCTGTTCAAACAGCCCGTGACCGAGCTCGGATTCACTCCGCCGTGGGAGGAGACCAGTAGCGCGCCGACGCGATCGACCGGCCACTTCGCGACGGAGAAGCGGCTCGGTCAGCGCCTCGTGGGAGCAGTGACCGCGCCTCTACCCGCCTCGGTAGCAACGGATTTCATGACAATCACGGTGTCGTACCGCCACCTGTACTGGCTGATTCCGGCCACCCGTCTACATCGTTCCGTAGCCGATCATGCGCAGCTTGGGATCGAGTTGCTTGCGCAGGTCCCGGAGCCCGCCAAGCCGATACTGGCACGGGCCGTCGCGGAGTCGAGCTTGCTCGCCGGCCGCTTGGAATTCTTCGACTTGCAGCAGCCTGAGCTATCTCAGCCGAGCATGATCGTCGCGCTGCAGGCAGCACACGAAGCTGACGATCCTCTGCTTGGCGCTGCGACCCTTGCGCATATGGCATTCGCACCGGCCTTCTCGGGCGATGTCTCGCGGGCGGAGGAAGCGCGGGATCACATGCGTGCCGCGCGGGCATTCGCGCGTAGAGGCGAGGCCAGTGCGGAAATGGTGGCATGGCTCGACGCGGTAGAGGCTGAGGTCGAAACACGCTTTGGCGACACCCGGCGCGCCCTGAGCCTTATCCAGCACGCTGAGGAGACCTACCGCGACTACGACAGCGAGGCCAATCCTTCCCCGGCATGGCTGGATTGGTTCTCACCGACCCGCTTGGCGGGATTCAAGGGCAACACCCTGATCGTCGCCGGCCGCGGTCGCGAGGCACGCGAAACCCTCGAACAGGTGCTGGTCGACTTGCCCGAGGATGCGGTCAAACAGCGTGCTGTCTACCTCGCGGATCTCGCTGCGGCCGCAGTGCTGGAACAGGACCCCGAACGAGCGTGCGCGAACCTGGAGGATGCCCTCGACCACCTCGGCCGCACGTGGTACGCCACCGCGATGGACCGGATCAAGGCGGTTCGTCAAACCTTGCGGAAGTGGGATTCACTACCAGCCGTCCGGAGCCTAGACGACCGTCTCTACGACTGGCACACCACCGTCAATTCGCTGGTTGGCTAA
- a CDS encoding helix-turn-helix domain-containing protein, translating into MSPLETSDRSAPDPRRARNLISLKTAAALVEVDAKTIKNWIKAGDLQGFRINGRMWRVNRDELLALARPILADHSGGAA; encoded by the coding sequence GTGAGCCCGTTGGAAACCTCAGACCGATCCGCGCCTGACCCACGTAGGGCGCGAAATCTAATCAGCCTCAAGACCGCGGCCGCGCTGGTCGAGGTGGATGCGAAGACGATCAAGAACTGGATCAAAGCCGGTGACCTGCAAGGATTTCGGATCAACGGCCGCATGTGGCGCGTGAACCGTGACGAACTGCTCGCGCTCGCCCGGCCGATCTTGGCTGACCACTCGGGTGGTGCGGCATGA
- a CDS encoding toprim domain-containing protein, which produces MEPPPPQGRSWQVINAALTAAMGPGKDRNRWTLYLCPVHEADGQHHTPSLGVRYDPAQGKTIVRCFAHCDDKEVLSKVNLQVRDMWDRLPERNPNRSQRQPDPRVQQNQSARMSLVDKAIEYAQFPIPEKPNLGEPTGPAENVCTYVYRWPEGVIAGAVTRMRTPHEYGEAKSFWQARWSGTEWEHTGFAPVPFRLPEVLDAVDRGREIYICEGEKDVQRAYQAGLVATCNAMGAGSWTPEHAHYLTGAGRVVVIADRDRPGYRHAAKVAETLHGRVGEVRVLQAAAGKDLSDHLDAGHEIEDLQRVPYLDRHYQQQRGRTETRSR; this is translated from the coding sequence ATGGAACCTCCACCACCGCAAGGCCGTTCGTGGCAAGTCATCAACGCCGCCCTCACCGCGGCGATGGGACCGGGCAAAGACCGCAACCGCTGGACCCTGTACCTGTGCCCGGTCCACGAAGCCGACGGACAACACCACACACCCTCGCTCGGAGTCCGCTACGACCCCGCGCAAGGCAAGACGATCGTCCGCTGCTTCGCCCACTGCGACGACAAGGAAGTCCTGTCGAAGGTGAATCTTCAGGTCCGCGACATGTGGGACCGGCTACCCGAACGCAATCCGAACCGATCCCAGCGGCAACCTGATCCGCGAGTTCAACAGAACCAATCGGCGCGAATGTCATTGGTGGACAAGGCGATCGAATACGCCCAGTTCCCGATCCCGGAGAAGCCGAACCTCGGCGAGCCGACCGGACCAGCGGAGAACGTGTGTACCTACGTCTACCGCTGGCCCGAAGGCGTCATCGCCGGCGCGGTTACTCGTATGCGGACCCCGCACGAGTACGGCGAGGCGAAATCGTTCTGGCAGGCGCGATGGTCCGGAACCGAGTGGGAACACACCGGATTCGCGCCCGTTCCGTTCCGGCTTCCCGAAGTCCTCGACGCCGTCGACCGCGGCCGTGAGATCTACATCTGCGAAGGCGAAAAGGACGTACAGCGCGCGTACCAGGCCGGGCTCGTAGCCACCTGCAACGCCATGGGCGCCGGGAGCTGGACACCCGAACACGCCCACTACCTCACCGGAGCAGGACGGGTGGTGGTTATCGCCGACCGCGACCGCCCCGGCTACCGGCACGCCGCCAAAGTCGCCGAAACCCTGCACGGCCGCGTCGGCGAGGTTCGTGTCCTCCAGGCCGCCGCAGGCAAAGACCTCTCCGATCACCTCGACGCCGGGCACGAGATCGAGGACCTACAACGCGTGCCGTACCTGGACCGGCACTACCAGCAGCAGCGTGGACGCACCGAAACACGCAGCCGCTGA
- a CDS encoding site-specific integrase, whose protein sequence is MLTELAPGHFAARVLVRDGSGKRRDITRVSPLKLDSLGRKIPDRNGSRASDAVLAAAREIRIAVQGELTDSITVRKLWELYRNHLVALERAANTLERYDDVAAAFNKAFGSLRLYEVSTAAAEKFLVEVGQTQGPGSMDTARSVLSGMFKYAVRKTPLTVNPVREVELPENLEPKGRTGGARDITVAELRFIVTAVRTSILPCPRKLMKQELERAKPIKSYTPPTVAEFCEAADLTDWVTLLSGTGLRRSQILALLWSDIDLEGKTLRTSGKVVRITGIGLVRQEIENDPKNRKGRIALPDFTIVMLKNRKAMLESRKRTHPPTKTPEYDLVFPSENWTLRDPGNVQHQWQRVRDALGIPEDITAHSFRGAVATILDDAGLSARITADVLGHADPSMTQRRYMARGRVHPTAADALHRAVSDD, encoded by the coding sequence ATGCTCACTGAGCTCGCGCCCGGCCACTTCGCAGCGCGCGTGCTGGTCCGCGATGGTTCTGGAAAGCGGCGCGATATCACCCGGGTGTCCCCGCTGAAGTTGGATTCGCTCGGTCGAAAAATACCCGACCGCAACGGCTCTCGTGCTTCCGATGCCGTGCTGGCCGCTGCCCGCGAGATCCGTATCGCAGTCCAGGGCGAGTTGACCGACTCGATCACGGTCCGCAAGCTGTGGGAGCTCTACCGCAACCACTTGGTCGCGCTGGAACGCGCTGCCAACACCCTCGAACGCTATGACGATGTCGCCGCCGCCTTCAACAAGGCGTTCGGGTCGCTCCGTCTGTACGAGGTCAGCACCGCCGCGGCAGAGAAGTTTCTGGTTGAGGTCGGACAGACCCAGGGTCCGGGGTCAATGGACACCGCCAGGTCTGTGTTGTCGGGCATGTTCAAGTACGCGGTCCGGAAGACGCCGCTCACCGTGAACCCCGTCCGAGAAGTCGAGCTGCCCGAGAACCTCGAGCCCAAAGGCCGGACCGGCGGTGCCCGCGATATCACCGTCGCCGAGCTCCGGTTTATTGTCACCGCGGTCCGAACATCGATCCTCCCGTGCCCACGCAAGCTCATGAAGCAGGAGCTCGAGCGCGCGAAGCCGATCAAGTCCTACACCCCGCCGACCGTCGCCGAATTCTGCGAAGCCGCGGATCTCACCGACTGGGTCACCCTGCTCTCTGGCACCGGCCTGCGCCGGAGTCAGATCCTCGCTCTTTTGTGGTCCGATATCGACCTCGAAGGCAAAACCCTGCGGACGAGCGGAAAAGTGGTGAGGATCACCGGAATTGGACTGGTCCGTCAAGAGATCGAGAACGACCCGAAGAACCGCAAAGGCCGAATTGCTTTGCCGGACTTCACCATCGTGATGCTGAAAAATCGGAAGGCCATGCTGGAGTCGCGAAAGCGAACCCACCCGCCGACCAAGACGCCAGAGTACGACCTGGTCTTCCCATCCGAGAACTGGACGCTCCGTGACCCGGGCAATGTCCAACACCAGTGGCAGCGCGTGCGCGATGCGCTCGGCATCCCCGAGGACATCACCGCCCACAGCTTCCGCGGCGCCGTCGCCACCATCCTGGACGACGCCGGCCTGTCGGCCCGAATCACCGCCGACGTCCTCGGCCACGCCGACCCGTCGATGACCCAGCGGCGCTATATGGCCCGCGGCCGAGTCCACCCCACAGCAGCCGATGCGCTGCACCGAGCCGTAAGCGACGATTGA
- a CDS encoding DNA polymerase III subunit delta' has protein sequence MAGVFDRLVGQDAVESELRVAAEAARGGAVVSASAMTHSWLFTGPPGSGRSVAALCFAAALQCTDPGAVGCGRCHACTTTMAGTHGDVRRVVPEGLSIGTKEMREIVQVASRRPSTGRWQVVVVEDADRLTEAAGNVLLKVVEEPPARTVFLLCAPSVDPEDISITLRSRCRHVHLATPSVDSIAKVLRDRDGLAPEQADWAASVSGGHVGRARRLATDDEARTRRKRALALVAATARPGVAYTAADELVKSADDEAKQVSATRDEKERDALATALGAGGTGKGAASATRGSAGALKDLEKRQKSRATRTGRDALDRALIDVAGLYRDALAVRFGAANATAKTGVTLTHPDMADQIRELATDIRPEGLLLSIQAVLDCRAALDTNVKPRFAVAAMVAGLIAARST, from the coding sequence GTGGCGGGTGTCTTCGATCGGCTGGTGGGACAGGATGCGGTCGAGTCCGAGCTGCGGGTCGCGGCCGAGGCGGCGCGGGGCGGGGCGGTCGTTTCGGCATCGGCCATGACGCATTCGTGGCTGTTCACCGGTCCGCCCGGTTCGGGTCGCTCGGTGGCGGCGCTGTGTTTCGCGGCGGCGCTGCAGTGCACCGATCCGGGTGCGGTGGGGTGCGGGAGGTGCCACGCCTGCACCACCACGATGGCGGGGACGCATGGCGATGTGCGGCGTGTGGTGCCGGAGGGTTTGAGTATCGGCACCAAGGAGATGCGCGAGATCGTGCAGGTGGCTTCGCGGCGGCCGAGTACCGGACGCTGGCAGGTCGTGGTGGTCGAGGATGCCGATCGCCTGACCGAGGCCGCCGGAAACGTCCTGCTCAAGGTGGTGGAGGAACCACCCGCCCGCACCGTCTTCCTGCTCTGCGCCCCTTCGGTGGATCCGGAGGATATCTCGATCACGCTGCGCTCGCGCTGTCGTCACGTGCATTTGGCGACGCCGTCGGTCGATTCGATCGCCAAGGTGCTGCGCGACCGTGACGGTCTCGCGCCCGAACAGGCCGATTGGGCCGCCTCGGTCAGCGGCGGTCATGTCGGTCGCGCCCGCCGACTGGCCACCGACGATGAGGCCCGCACTCGCCGTAAGCGGGCCCTGGCCCTGGTGGCGGCGACCGCCCGCCCCGGCGTCGCCTACACCGCCGCCGACGAATTGGTGAAGTCCGCCGACGATGAGGCCAAGCAGGTCAGCGCGACCCGCGATGAGAAGGAGCGCGACGCCCTGGCGACCGCGCTCGGCGCGGGCGGCACCGGTAAGGGCGCGGCCTCGGCCACCCGTGGTTCGGCGGGCGCGCTCAAGGATCTGGAGAAGCGCCAGAAATCCCGCGCCACCCGTACCGGCCGCGACGCTCTCGATCGCGCCCTCATCGATGTGGCCGGGCTCTACCGCGATGCTCTCGCCGTCCGCTTCGGCGCCGCGAATGCCACCGCGAAAACCGGTGTCACCCTTACCCATCCGGATATGGCCGACCAGATCCGCGAACTCGCGACCGATATCCGCCCCGAGGGCCTGCTGCTCTCCATCCAGGCGGTCCTGGACTGCCGCGCCGCCCTGGACACCAATGTGAAGCCCCGCTTCGCGGTGGCCGCCATGGTCGCGGGCCTGATAGCAGCCCGTTCCACGTGA
- a CDS encoding poly-gamma-glutamate hydrolase family protein has protein sequence MKRLMTLVAVALCLAAGTGTASADVYDNYAQLRAAQREGVDYLITRYEPASSDPAIAHIAIHGGRIEAGTSPLALYAAEKSHTTGYTFQAIKSENNTALHITATHFDEPNARRIVGNSYYTVSWHGKEGNTPITYLGGGDNDISAQVGTALKHAGFVVEDAPERIDGDSPRNIANLNKRGEGVQLELTTAQRRAFFDGGNLDLDWTRNRSHWTPAFYRYVNAVLSVYERVPVPSNG, from the coding sequence GTGAAACGCCTCATGACCTTGGTCGCTGTAGCCCTTTGCCTGGCCGCCGGCACCGGCACGGCCTCGGCCGATGTCTATGACAACTACGCCCAATTGCGAGCCGCTCAGCGCGAAGGAGTCGACTATCTCATCACCAGGTACGAACCCGCGAGCTCCGATCCGGCCATCGCGCACATAGCAATTCACGGCGGCAGGATCGAAGCCGGCACCTCGCCGCTCGCGCTCTACGCAGCGGAGAAGTCACACACCACCGGCTATACGTTTCAAGCCATCAAATCCGAGAACAACACCGCGCTGCACATTACCGCCACCCACTTCGACGAGCCCAACGCCCGGCGCATCGTCGGCAACAGCTACTACACCGTGTCCTGGCACGGGAAGGAGGGCAATACTCCGATCACCTATCTCGGCGGTGGCGACAACGACATCTCGGCGCAGGTGGGAACGGCCCTGAAACACGCCGGGTTCGTCGTCGAGGACGCTCCCGAACGCATCGACGGCGACTCTCCGCGCAATATCGCCAATCTCAACAAGCGCGGAGAAGGAGTGCAACTGGAGCTGACTACAGCCCAACGCAGGGCTTTTTTCGACGGCGGAAACCTGGACCTCGACTGGACGCGCAACCGATCCCACTGGACTCCGGCGTTCTACCGCTATGTGAACGCGGTCCTCTCCGTGTACGAAAGGGTCCCGGTCCCGTCCAACGGCTGA
- a CDS encoding DinB family protein yields MTVDHEREELITVLASQRELFRITLRGIEDDQARQRSTVSELTLGGLLHHIINTERHWTTILVERDPNSEFDVSGMDSEYRMDPDETVAGLLAEWEAVAEQTAKVIRELPNLEDSVPTPTAPWAPERQWLTVRYIVLHILREISQHSGHADIIREALDGANTTYQRAV; encoded by the coding sequence ATGACAGTCGACCACGAGCGCGAAGAGTTGATCACCGTACTGGCGAGTCAGCGCGAGCTGTTCCGAATCACCCTGCGGGGTATCGAGGATGATCAGGCGCGGCAGCGCAGTACGGTCAGTGAACTGACGCTCGGCGGTCTGCTGCACCACATCATCAATACCGAGCGGCATTGGACGACGATTCTGGTCGAGCGGGACCCGAACTCCGAATTCGATGTCTCCGGAATGGATTCCGAGTATCGGATGGATCCGGACGAGACCGTCGCGGGTCTGCTCGCCGAGTGGGAGGCGGTCGCCGAGCAGACCGCCAAGGTGATTCGGGAACTACCCAATCTGGAGGATTCGGTGCCGACGCCGACCGCGCCGTGGGCGCCCGAGCGGCAGTGGCTGACGGTGCGGTACATCGTGCTGCACATTCTGCGCGAGATCTCGCAGCACTCCGGGCACGCGGACATCATTCGCGAGGCGCTCGACGGTGCGAACACCACGTACCAGCGTGCGGTCTGA